CGCTCGCCGATCAAGGGCACGGTGCTCAAGGTGCTCGTCGAGCCGGAAGGCCTCAAGGTCGATCCGGACAAGGAGTACCCGAAGGACACGCCGCTGTTCGTCGTGGCCGACCTCTCGAGCCTCTTTGTCCGCGGGTGGATCTACCAGAGCGACGCGGCCCTGCTGGACGGCGACCGCATCAACAAGCCGAACGCGCCCGAGGCCGACCGCGTCAAGGCGCGCGTGCAGCTCTCAAGCCAGGGCCGCGTGCTCGACGGGTGGGTGACGTATCTGTCGCTCACCCCGACCGAGAGCGCAAGCGGCGTGCGCCAGTACGAGGTCAAGATCACCTTCCCGGCGCCGCCGCAGGGCGTGACCGACGGCCTGCAGGTCAGTTTCGAGATCGTCGTCGAGCGGCTGGACGACGCGCTCGTCCTGCCGGTCAAGTACGTCGAGCTCGTCGGCCCGTCGGCCTTCGTGCAGAAACTCGAGGGTGGCAGGCCGGTGCGCACCGAGGTGCGGCTCGGCATCTCCGATAACAACTCCTACCAGGTGCTCGACGGCCTGAACGAAGGCGACGTGATCCGATGGGAGACCGTGAGCAGGTAGGTCCCGGCGACGGGCCGTTGATCCGTCTCGAGGCGGTCGTCAAGACGTTTCGCCTCGGCCAAGTGCCGGTGCCGGCGCTGCGCGGCATCGATCTGACGATCGAGCCGGGCGAGCTTGTCGCCATCATGGGGCCGTCGGGCTCGGGCAAGACGACGCTGCTGCACGTCGTCGGCTGCCTCATGCGCCCGACGAGTGGGCGCTACGTGCTTGCCGGCCGCAACGTCGACTCGCTCGGCGAGTTCGGGCTCGCCCGCGTTCGCAACGGCCACGTCGGGTTTGTGTTCCAGGCGTTCAACCTGCTCCCGCGCTTCTCGGCGCTCGGCAACGTCGAGCTGCCGCTCGTCTACTCGCGCGTGGCCGCGCACGAGCGGCGCGGCCGCGCGCTTGCGGCACTCGACCAGGTCGGGCTTGCCGGACGCGTGCACCATCGGCCGCGCCAGATGAGCGGCGGCGAGCAGCAGCGCGTGGCCATCGCGCGCGCGCTGGTCACCGGGCCGGCGCTCATTCTGGCCGACGAGCCGACGGGCAACCTCGACAGCGCGAGCGGGGCGGCCATCATGGACATCCTGGTCGAGCTGAACCGGTCCGGCAAGACGGTCATCGTCGTCACCCACGAGCACACGATCGCCGAGCGCGCGCGACGTATCGTCCAGTTGCTCGACGGGCGCGTCGTCTCGGACGGGAGGACGCCATGATCCTCGAGACCGCCAAGACCGGCGTGCGCAACCTCGCGGCCAATCCGCTGCGCAGCCTGCTAAGCATGCTCGGCATCGTGTTCGGCGTTGCCACGCTCGTGGCCACCCTCAGTGTCGGCGAGGGGACCAAGCGTCAGATCCTCTCGTCGATCGAGGCACTCGGCACGAACCTGGTTTTCATCTCGGATCAGCGCAGCGGCTGGGGCACCGAGCAGCAGACGCCGGGCCTCGTCGAGGGCGACGTCGACTACTTGCGCGCACAGACCGACGGCCTGATTGATTATGTTGCGCCCGAGCAGTTTGCCGGTCGGAGCGTCTCGTACGAAGCGCGCAAGCGCCCGTCGTTCATGCCGTGCGTGGGCACGACGCCCGAATATATCCGCATCGTCGGGCTCACCGTTGGGCGTGGCCGCTTTCTCCACGAAAAGGACGTGCGCGCAGGGGCGCGCGTGTGCGTCGTGGGCGCCAGGCTCGGCTCGTGGGTGGGCGCCGGCGACCTGCTCGGCAAGGACGTGACCATCGACGGCGTGCCGTTCGAGGTCGTCGGCGTGCTCCAGGCCTACGGCGGCGCCCCGGGCGCGCAGTCGCACGGGCCGGACCTGACGATCTGGATCCCGATCAGCGTCTCGCGCGCCATGTCGGCCGAGCCGCTCAAGCTCTCGCGGATCGTGCTCGCGGCACGCAGCGCGCAACTGGTGACGGCGGCAGCCGACGAGGTGCGCCGCCTCCTGCTGATGCGCCACGGCGTCGAGGACTTCTCCGTAGGCACGTACGAGGAGCTGCTTGACAAGTGGCGCACCTATACCAACATGTTCTCGGTCGCGCTTGGCAGCATCGCGGTCATGTCGCTGCTTGTCGGCGGCATCGGGAT
The DNA window shown above is from Verrucomicrobiota bacterium and carries:
- a CDS encoding ABC transporter permease, yielding MILETAKTGVRNLAANPLRSLLSMLGIVFGVATLVATLSVGEGTKRQILSSIEALGTNLVFISDQRSGWGTEQQTPGLVEGDVDYLRAQTDGLIDYVAPEQFAGRSVSYEARKRPSFMPCVGTTPEYIRIVGLTVGRGRFLHEKDVRAGARVCVVGARLGSWVGAGDLLGKDVTIDGVPFEVVGVLQAYGGAPGAQSHGPDLTIWIPISVSRAMSAEPLKLSRIVLAARSAQLVTAAADEVRRLLLMRHGVEDFSVGTYEELLDKWRTYTNMFSVALGSIAVMSLLVGGIGIMNILLAAVNERVREIGVRKALGATPLDILLQFLFESLILTLMGGAVGVALGRTLALQAVPLLNRHLGQASFQWHAATPVWTIALAFVFALGTGLVFGLYPAYKAGTLDPCEALTYE
- a CDS encoding ABC transporter ATP-binding protein, producing the protein MIRLEAVVKTFRLGQVPVPALRGIDLTIEPGELVAIMGPSGSGKTTLLHVVGCLMRPTSGRYVLAGRNVDSLGEFGLARVRNGHVGFVFQAFNLLPRFSALGNVELPLVYSRVAAHERRGRALAALDQVGLAGRVHHRPRQMSGGEQQRVAIARALVTGPALILADEPTGNLDSASGAAIMDILVELNRSGKTVIVVTHEHTIAERARRIVQLLDGRVVSDGRTP